A genomic stretch from Aminobacter aminovorans includes:
- a CDS encoding GumC family protein: MSGVQSTAGDVDVDLRQLFASLARNWLRLVLFAVAVTALAFVLASLATPKYRAETRLLIETRESVFTRPDGSGENERPILDEEGVTSQVEVIGSTDILKQVAKKLDLASLPEFDAASEMSAISRLLVIAGLKSDPGELPPEERVLKAFREKLTVYRVEKSRVIVIQFSSADPKLAAAVPNAIAQAYLDFQRGSKLESSTEATDWLKPEIADLNKRVKDAEAKVASFRSQSDLLVGQNNSALATQQLSELSSELSRVRASRSAAEATAQSVRQALKGGGSIDAIPEVLSSGLIQRLRERQIQLRTDIADLSTTLLPNHPRIKALNSQLADLDTQIRSEAEKVLVGLVNEANGADLREKQLVADLNRLKVESGRVSEEEVELRALEREAAAQRALLESYLTRYREAASRQDRNYLPVDARVFSTAIVPSEAYFPKIVPIVGAAFVGSLLLMAIFTLLQELFSGRAMRPAAGARVTPVTQVEMPVRRVAGLPQDDAAQAWAEAEEPAVAVQLDTADADGEPRTLVDAQHDLAVAADEQPFETALAPAHGGISIETAAEKLITSGAARAIFVSPEGDDAAATAVLVAREVADSGLRVLLLDLTASGAAAGPMLDGGRYPGITNLLASEAQFTDVIRADHYSDCDVMPVGTADPARAMRAADRLPIIMESLTTAYDLVVVECGPADAGEIARLVGDGTEVLVSFLHHDDEIAYVADDLRAGGYEDVMLVTPVGHDLPTRPEPTRSAA; this comes from the coding sequence ATGTCTGGCGTCCAATCCACTGCCGGTGATGTCGATGTCGATCTGCGCCAGCTCTTCGCCAGTCTTGCGAGGAACTGGCTGCGCCTGGTGCTGTTTGCTGTTGCCGTCACCGCGCTTGCCTTCGTGCTGGCCTCGCTGGCGACGCCGAAGTATCGCGCCGAGACCCGGCTTCTGATCGAAACGCGCGAGTCGGTCTTCACACGGCCCGACGGCAGCGGCGAAAACGAGCGGCCGATCCTCGACGAGGAAGGGGTGACGAGCCAGGTCGAGGTCATCGGCTCGACTGATATCCTCAAGCAGGTTGCCAAGAAGCTCGATCTCGCCAGCCTGCCGGAGTTCGATGCCGCTTCGGAAATGTCGGCGATTTCGCGCCTGCTGGTCATTGCCGGGCTGAAGAGCGATCCCGGCGAGCTACCGCCCGAAGAGCGTGTGCTCAAGGCATTCCGCGAAAAGCTGACCGTCTACCGCGTCGAGAAATCGCGCGTCATCGTCATCCAGTTCTCTTCGGCCGATCCCAAGCTTGCCGCAGCCGTGCCGAACGCGATCGCTCAGGCCTATCTCGATTTCCAGCGCGGCTCCAAGCTTGAGTCGAGCACCGAGGCGACCGACTGGCTGAAGCCGGAGATCGCCGACCTCAACAAGCGCGTCAAGGATGCCGAGGCGAAGGTCGCCAGCTTCCGCTCGCAGTCCGACCTGCTCGTCGGGCAGAACAATTCCGCGCTCGCCACCCAGCAGCTGTCCGAACTCTCCAGCGAGCTGTCGCGGGTCCGTGCTAGCCGGTCGGCCGCCGAAGCCACGGCCCAGAGCGTGCGCCAGGCTTTGAAGGGCGGCGGGTCGATCGACGCCATTCCGGAAGTGCTGTCGTCCGGCCTCATCCAGCGCCTGCGCGAACGCCAGATCCAGCTGCGGACCGACATTGCCGACCTTTCGACGACGCTTTTGCCCAACCATCCCCGCATCAAGGCACTCAACTCGCAGCTCGCCGACCTCGACACGCAAATCCGGTCGGAGGCAGAAAAGGTACTTGTCGGATTGGTCAACGAGGCGAATGGCGCCGACCTTCGCGAAAAGCAGCTTGTCGCCGACCTCAACAGGTTGAAGGTGGAATCCGGGCGCGTTTCGGAAGAAGAGGTCGAACTGCGTGCCCTTGAGCGCGAGGCAGCCGCCCAGCGGGCGTTGCTCGAATCCTATCTTACCCGCTACCGCGAAGCGGCCTCGCGTCAGGACCGCAACTATCTGCCGGTCGACGCGCGGGTGTTTTCGACCGCGATCGTTCCTTCCGAAGCCTATTTCCCCAAGATCGTTCCGATTGTCGGCGCAGCCTTTGTCGGCTCGCTGCTCCTGATGGCGATCTTCACGCTGCTGCAGGAGTTGTTTTCCGGCCGCGCCATGCGACCCGCAGCCGGCGCTCGCGTCACCCCGGTCACGCAGGTGGAGATGCCGGTGCGCCGCGTCGCCGGCCTGCCGCAAGATGACGCGGCCCAGGCCTGGGCCGAAGCGGAAGAGCCGGCAGTCGCCGTGCAGCTCGACACCGCCGACGCCGATGGCGAGCCACGGACACTCGTCGATGCGCAGCACGACCTGGCTGTCGCCGCCGATGAGCAGCCCTTTGAAACGGCGCTCGCGCCGGCACATGGCGGCATCAGCATCGAGACGGCAGCAGAAAAGCTCATAACGAGTGGTGCTGCCCGCGCCATCTTCGTTTCACCCGAAGGCGATGATGCCGCCGCGACTGCCGTGCTGGTTGCACGCGAAGTCGCCGATTCCGGCCTGCGCGTGTTGTTGCTCGACCTCACCGCCTCGGGTGCCGCGGCTGGCCCGATGCTCGACGGCGGCCGTTATCCCGGCATCACGAATCTTCTGGCATCCGAAGCCCAGTTCACCGACGTCATCCGCGCTGACCATTATTCGGATTGCGATGTCATGCCGGTCGGTACGGCCGATCCGGCACGTGCCATGCGTGCCGCCGACCGCCTGCCGATCATCATGGAATCGCTGACGACCGCCTATGATCTCGTCGTCGTTGAATGCGGTCCCGCCGATGCCGGCGAAATTGCGCGGCTTGTTGGCGATGGCACGGAGGTGCTGGTCAGCTTCCTTCACCATGACGATGAGATTGCCTATGTCGCCGACGATCTGCGTGCCGGCGGCTATGAGGACGTCATGTTGGTGACCCCGGTCGGCCATGACTTGCCGACAAGGCCTGAGCCGACACGGTCGGCTGCCTGA
- a CDS encoding undecaprenyl-phosphate glucose phosphotransferase: MNNFDPKRRFTPDAVKAADGDGKPSDKAKLSNVAQEVAAQYRRDTMSPVMLSGILRLTEFGLLFVTGLALYAYHVGFLGHLGWQYPLVILAASVAATVLFEIMDCYQLQSMMRPGVSLGRMALCWATTFALMAVTAFFMKVSAEFSRLLFGGWFVIGLALVVCLRLILARFIRLWARNGRMERRAVIVGGGKAAEVLIRSIEQQPYNDIRICGIFDDRDDKRSPPIVAGYPKLGTVSELLEFARIARIDMLIVSLPLTAETRVLQLLKKLWVLPVDIRLSAHSNQLQFRPRSYSYIGAVPMLDIFDKPINDWDSVAKRAFDIIFSLFGIVVFSPVMLATAIAIKLDSKGPVLFKQKRHGFNNEVVEVYKFRSMFTELSDPSAKKTVTKNDPRVTRVGRIIRKTSIDELPQFFNSLFGSLSLVGPRPHAIAAQSHNLLYNEVVDGYFARHKVKPGVTGWAQINGWRGEMDTDEKIRKRTEFDLYYIENWSLWFDIKILFLTPIRLLDTENAY, from the coding sequence ATGAACAACTTCGACCCAAAGCGCCGCTTCACCCCGGACGCCGTCAAGGCAGCTGACGGCGACGGCAAGCCATCCGACAAGGCCAAGCTGAGCAATGTCGCGCAAGAGGTGGCAGCCCAGTACCGTCGCGACACCATGTCCCCTGTCATGCTCAGCGGCATTTTACGCCTGACCGAATTCGGCTTGCTTTTTGTCACCGGTCTGGCGCTTTACGCCTATCACGTCGGATTTCTGGGCCATCTCGGCTGGCAATATCCGCTGGTCATTCTGGCAGCCTCCGTGGCTGCGACCGTCCTTTTCGAGATCATGGACTGCTATCAGCTGCAGTCCATGATGCGGCCGGGCGTCTCGCTGGGACGAATGGCGCTTTGCTGGGCAACCACCTTCGCCCTGATGGCGGTTACCGCCTTCTTCATGAAGGTTTCGGCAGAATTCTCCCGCCTGCTGTTCGGTGGCTGGTTCGTCATCGGGCTGGCGCTGGTCGTTTGCCTGCGCCTGATCCTGGCGCGCTTCATCCGGCTTTGGGCCCGCAACGGACGCATGGAACGCCGGGCCGTCATCGTCGGCGGCGGCAAGGCAGCAGAGGTGCTGATCCGCTCGATCGAGCAGCAGCCCTACAATGACATTCGTATCTGCGGCATCTTCGACGACCGCGACGACAAGCGCTCGCCGCCGATCGTCGCCGGCTATCCCAAGCTCGGCACTGTCTCCGAATTGCTCGAGTTCGCACGCATCGCACGCATCGACATGCTGATCGTGTCGCTGCCGCTGACCGCCGAAACCCGCGTGCTTCAGCTGCTCAAGAAGCTGTGGGTGCTGCCCGTCGACATCCGGCTGTCGGCGCACTCCAACCAGCTGCAGTTCCGACCGCGCTCCTATTCCTACATCGGCGCAGTGCCGATGCTCGACATTTTCGACAAGCCGATCAACGACTGGGATTCGGTCGCCAAGCGAGCCTTCGACATCATCTTCAGCCTGTTCGGCATCGTCGTCTTTTCGCCCGTCATGCTGGCGACCGCCATCGCCATCAAGCTCGACAGCAAGGGCCCGGTGCTGTTCAAGCAGAAGCGCCACGGCTTCAACAACGAGGTGGTCGAGGTCTACAAGTTCCGCTCGATGTTCACCGAGCTGTCCGATCCCTCGGCGAAAAAGACCGTGACCAAGAACGACCCCCGCGTCACCCGCGTCGGCCGCATCATCCGCAAGACCTCGATCGACGAGCTGCCGCAGTTCTTCAATTCCCTGTTCGGCAGCCTGTCCTTGGTCGGTCCACGCCCACACGCCATCGCCGCACAGTCGCACAACCTGCTCTATAACGAGGTGGTCGACGGCTACTTCGCCCGCCACAAGGTCAAGCCCGGCGTTACCGGCTGGGCCCAGATCAATGGCTGGCGCGGGGAGATGGACACGGACGAGAAGATCCGCAAGCGCACCGAGTTCGACCTCTATTACATCGAGAACTGGTCGCTCTGGTTCGACATCAAGATCCTGTTCCTGACGCCGATCCGCTTGCTCGACACGGAAAACGCCTATTGA
- a CDS encoding glycosyltransferase family 4 protein encodes MQQTPPRQLRIVHCFRSPVGGIFRHVRDLTEAQVAAGHQVGIICDSTTGGEHEERLFEAIRPMLALGIKRTSMQRHIGPGDIAAGWRTYKIIKELRPDVLHGHGAKGGAYARAFGSLLRVSRYCVARLYSPHGGSLHYDERTMTGKLFFGLERLMERFTDHLLFVSEYERRTFIRKVGEPRVPNSLVYNGLRDAEFEPVAAQPDAADFLYIGMMRDLKGPDMFIDAISAARQKLDRDVTAVMVGDGEDLPRYHAQVARLELDGKIRFLAPMPARQAFALARFVVVPSRAEAMPYIVLETLAAGKPIVATSVGGIPEILGAQSPALVNPDAGEIGRKMIEAFQSPAAYAAAMPDITELKARFGVEVMASEVEKAYFSALPSRRV; translated from the coding sequence GTGCAGCAGACCCCGCCCCGCCAGCTCAGGATCGTTCACTGCTTCAGGTCGCCGGTCGGCGGCATCTTCAGGCATGTGCGCGACCTGACCGAAGCCCAGGTGGCAGCAGGCCATCAGGTCGGCATCATCTGCGACTCAACCACCGGCGGGGAACATGAGGAACGCCTGTTCGAGGCGATCCGCCCGATGCTGGCGCTTGGCATCAAGCGCACGTCGATGCAGCGCCATATCGGGCCCGGCGACATCGCCGCCGGCTGGCGCACGTACAAGATCATCAAGGAATTGCGGCCGGACGTGCTGCATGGGCACGGCGCCAAAGGTGGTGCCTATGCGCGTGCGTTCGGCTCACTGTTGCGGGTTTCAAGGTATTGCGTGGCCCGCCTCTATTCGCCGCATGGCGGCTCTCTGCACTATGATGAGAGGACGATGACCGGAAAGCTGTTCTTCGGGCTCGAACGCCTGATGGAGCGCTTCACCGATCATCTGCTTTTCGTCTCTGAGTACGAGCGCCGCACCTTTATCCGCAAGGTCGGCGAACCGCGCGTGCCCAACAGCCTGGTCTATAACGGCCTGCGCGACGCGGAATTCGAACCGGTGGCAGCACAGCCTGATGCCGCCGACTTTCTCTATATCGGCATGATGCGCGACCTGAAGGGTCCCGACATGTTCATCGACGCCATCAGCGCGGCGCGGCAAAAGCTCGACCGCGACGTCACCGCGGTGATGGTCGGCGACGGCGAGGATCTGCCGCGCTACCACGCACAGGTCGCAAGGCTCGAACTCGACGGCAAGATCCGTTTCCTGGCGCCAATGCCGGCACGCCAGGCCTTTGCCCTTGCCCGCTTCGTCGTCGTGCCGTCGCGTGCGGAAGCCATGCCCTACATCGTTCTGGAGACACTCGCCGCCGGCAAGCCGATCGTGGCCACCTCAGTCGGCGGCATTCCGGAAATTCTCGGGGCGCAGTCTCCTGCCCTGGTAAACCCTGATGCCGGCGAAATAGGCCGGAAGATGATCGAGGCGTTTCAGTCGCCTGCAGCCTATGCCGCGGCGATGCCCGACATCACCGAGCTGAAAGCACGTTTCGGTGTAGAAGTGATGGCCAGCGAAGTCGAGAAAGCCTATTTCTCGGCGCTGCCATCTCGCCGCGTCTGA
- a CDS encoding GNAT family N-acetyltransferase, with product MVDATAPSENNTLLRHAATTGDATTAIALPVSRDVLSAYGKFTSIYAPAQSPEWVSTWIDANKPDAMLATLSTNGRPVLSVALEVGREGPFRIARFLGGKHANGNFPASDKNWLVAANAQDIGVLVRAIGKARPDIDLVAFDRLIGDFKGLPNPLLKLPSAQSPNVALAVDLDGGFEQVLTRTSGKKKRKRHRSQERKYEAVGGARRIMATTTAEANAMLDAFYAMKEQRFGAMGITDVFADASVRSFFRKLFVDALAREDRAFVLHGLEVGGKYRAVTGSSRAGNRLVCEFGAIADDELAYASPGEYLFFDNIAEASDQGFDIYDFSVGDEPYKRQWCDLEIQHADVLVPLTTKGRLYALGLRSLSRVKATVKNNDRLWALIKRLRSVLRGKPAATAAEED from the coding sequence ATGGTTGACGCTACTGCCCCCAGCGAAAACAACACATTGCTTCGTCACGCTGCCACCACCGGCGACGCGACAACGGCAATTGCCCTGCCGGTGTCGCGCGATGTGTTGAGCGCCTACGGCAAGTTCACCAGCATCTACGCGCCGGCCCAGAGCCCGGAATGGGTGTCGACCTGGATCGACGCCAACAAGCCCGACGCGATGCTCGCCACCTTGAGCACCAATGGGCGACCGGTGCTGTCGGTCGCCCTCGAGGTCGGCCGCGAAGGGCCGTTCCGCATCGCCAGGTTCCTGGGCGGCAAGCACGCCAACGGAAATTTTCCGGCCTCCGACAAGAACTGGCTGGTAGCGGCCAATGCCCAAGACATCGGCGTACTCGTCCGCGCAATCGGCAAAGCCCGGCCCGATATCGATCTTGTCGCGTTCGACCGCCTGATCGGCGACTTCAAGGGCCTGCCCAATCCTTTGCTCAAGCTGCCGTCGGCACAGAGCCCCAATGTCGCGCTTGCCGTCGATCTCGACGGCGGCTTCGAGCAGGTGCTGACGCGAACCAGCGGCAAGAAGAAACGCAAGCGACATCGCAGCCAGGAGCGAAAATACGAAGCCGTCGGCGGCGCACGGCGTATCATGGCAACGACCACGGCCGAGGCCAACGCCATGCTCGACGCGTTTTACGCCATGAAGGAACAGCGGTTCGGTGCCATGGGCATCACCGATGTGTTCGCCGATGCCAGCGTGCGCAGCTTCTTTCGCAAGCTGTTCGTCGATGCGCTTGCGCGGGAAGATCGCGCCTTCGTGCTGCACGGGCTCGAGGTCGGCGGCAAATATCGCGCGGTCACCGGCTCGAGCCGAGCGGGGAACCGGCTTGTCTGCGAATTCGGCGCAATTGCCGACGACGAACTGGCCTATGCCAGCCCTGGCGAATACCTGTTCTTCGACAACATTGCCGAGGCCAGCGACCAGGGTTTCGATATCTACGATTTCAGTGTCGGGGATGAGCCTTACAAGCGGCAGTGGTGCGACCTTGAGATCCAGCATGCCGATGTGCTGGTGCCGCTGACGACCAAAGGCCGCCTCTATGCGCTCGGCCTGAGGTCGCTGTCGCGTGTCAAAGCCACGGTCAAGAACAACGACAGGCTGTGGGCGCTGATCAAGCGATTGCGGTCGGTCTTGCGCGGCAAGCCGGCGGCGACAGCAGCCGAAGAAGACTAG
- a CDS encoding polysaccharide biosynthesis/export family protein, with translation MKSSLPICHALLAAMLVVSGCSSYRPAPAAFHEVLDQPYRLGAGDRIRVTVFEQEGLTNTYSVDQSGYISFPLVGGVPARGFTAQEVEKALAAKLRQGYLRDPDVSVEVDRYRPIFVMGEVGAAGQYSYVPGLTVQKAVAMAGGYSARANQGNVDITRDINGKVMTGRVLTTDPLLPGDTIYVRERLF, from the coding sequence ATGAAAAGCTCCCTTCCCATCTGCCATGCGCTTCTCGCCGCCATGCTGGTCGTAAGCGGTTGCTCGAGCTATCGCCCTGCGCCTGCCGCCTTTCATGAAGTGCTCGACCAGCCCTACCGTCTCGGCGCGGGCGACCGCATCCGCGTCACCGTCTTCGAGCAGGAAGGCCTGACCAACACCTATAGTGTCGACCAGTCGGGCTACATCTCCTTCCCGCTCGTCGGCGGCGTGCCGGCCCGCGGTTTTACCGCACAGGAAGTCGAGAAGGCCTTGGCCGCCAAATTGCGGCAGGGTTACCTGCGCGACCCCGACGTATCGGTCGAGGTCGATCGCTACCGGCCGATCTTCGTCATGGGCGAAGTGGGTGCTGCCGGTCAATATTCCTATGTGCCCGGCCTGACCGTGCAGAAAGCCGTGGCGATGGCAGGCGGCTACAGCGCCCGCGCCAACCAGGGCAATGTCGACATTACCCGCGACATCAATGGCAAGGTGATGACCGGCCGCGTGCTGACCACCGACCCGCTTCTGCCCGGCGACACGATCTATGTCCGCGAGCGGCTGTTCTAA
- a CDS encoding polysaccharide deacetylase family protein, with protein MIDIARKLAFLLIGYGGLGALAKPLVGSVGVILMLHRVSALLDRPDGPNRHLTITPAFLDLIVGEMKRLGYAFVSMDEVVARLRSGRSSGPFAALTADDAYRDNLVEALPVLESHGAPITIYVAPGLTSGAADLWWEVLDAIVEAGKPVTATIAGKRRTFECSTPAGRKGAFLALSDWLTSEVLEEDHRQVLRGLAEQAGVDASAPNRELLMDWTEVRRAASHPLVTIGAHTVHHCNLKRLEAGKALREMHRSRSMIEAELGEAPQHFAYPYGYEAAAGMRETHLAREAGFVSAVTTRHGVLVPGHAAHLHALPRISVNGRHQDLAAIRAMLSGATTLMTNGGRRLVTV; from the coding sequence ATGATCGACATAGCCCGGAAGCTGGCTTTCCTGCTGATCGGATATGGCGGTCTTGGCGCGCTGGCCAAGCCGTTGGTGGGCAGCGTCGGTGTCATCCTGATGCTGCACCGGGTCAGTGCGTTGCTTGACCGGCCTGACGGTCCCAATCGCCATCTGACGATCACGCCCGCGTTCCTCGACCTGATTGTCGGCGAGATGAAGCGGCTCGGCTACGCCTTCGTCTCGATGGATGAGGTCGTCGCTCGCCTGCGCTCCGGCCGGAGCAGCGGCCCGTTCGCAGCACTCACCGCCGACGATGCCTACCGTGACAATCTCGTCGAGGCCTTGCCGGTTCTCGAAAGCCATGGCGCGCCCATCACCATCTATGTCGCGCCGGGGCTCACCTCGGGTGCCGCCGACCTGTGGTGGGAGGTTCTCGACGCGATCGTCGAGGCGGGCAAGCCGGTGACGGCAACGATTGCGGGCAAGCGGCGAACGTTCGAATGCTCGACGCCGGCTGGCCGCAAAGGCGCTTTCCTCGCACTGTCCGATTGGCTGACGTCGGAAGTGTTGGAAGAAGATCATCGCCAGGTGCTGCGCGGCTTGGCCGAACAGGCCGGCGTCGACGCCTCGGCTCCAAACCGGGAGCTGTTGATGGATTGGACCGAAGTCAGGCGTGCGGCGAGCCATCCGTTGGTCACGATCGGCGCCCATACTGTCCATCACTGCAATCTCAAGCGCCTCGAGGCCGGCAAGGCACTGCGTGAGATGCATCGCTCGCGCAGCATGATCGAGGCCGAACTGGGCGAGGCGCCGCAGCATTTCGCCTATCCCTATGGTTACGAAGCCGCGGCCGGCATGCGCGAGACCCATCTGGCGCGCGAGGCGGGTTTCGTGTCGGCCGTCACGACCCGGCACGGTGTCCTGGTACCGGGCCATGCCGCGCATCTGCATGCGCTACCGCGGATTTCGGTCAATGGCCGCCATCAGGATCTTGCCGCCATCCGCGCCATGCTGTCCGGCGCGACCACGCTGATGACCAATGGCGGTCGCAGGCTGGTGACTGTGTAG